The Dehalococcoidales bacterium genomic interval ATTGTCCCATACCACTTCTTTTCGGAATACCTCAAGATGGCGGACTTCCCTGTCCTTACGAATGATGCTTACAATATAGCCATCCGGGACAAATTCACCCAGTTTCCTCTTCCTCCGCCTTTCCCTATGCTCGGCATAGCTTGCAGGGGAATAGCGCTGTCTAATTGGAACAGTATTCAACTCCTCCATGCTATCGTAACCGTATATGTCCAGCAGTACCCTGTTAGTATAGAGAGTATCGCCATTCTCACTCACGATACGTATACCCAGAGGGGAATTGTCCAGAGAGTTGCGGAAGTTCTCCTGGGATATTTTCCGCTCGATAAGATTCCAGGTCTCATTAAGCAAAGAGGTTAGTGCATCGACATCCGAATCATCGTATTCGGATTCTTTATTGGCTACGGCAGCCACAGCAACTATTTTGCCTCCACTGAAAACAGGTATACTGAGGAAGCGTTTAATAGGAACATGACCTTCGGGGTATCCCTTTTTATGCTCTAAAGTGGCATCATAATCGTTAACTACTATAGGACGGCGTTGTCTTATCACTTCACCCCAGAGGCCTGCTTCGGCAATAGTATAATGCACAGGTTTTTCTTCAGTGGCACACTGCTCCATAGTCCCCTTAGACCATTTATGGATAGTCATCACACTTTCATCCGCATTCATCATGCCAATAAAAGCGAAGTGACTTTGCAGAGATATTTGGCTAGCCTCCAACATGCAATCCATATAATCGGATATGGATTTGGTTTCATCTTCTGCCATTCGATACAGTTCAAGGAGACTTTGCACATGTCTTGTATTTAGCAGGATTTTCTTCTCCGCCCGCTTGCGCTCGGTAATATCGCGGATAATGGCAATGACCACCGGATTCCCCTGATATACCGTATTATTAGCATGCACCTCTACGAAGATGTGATGTCCATCCCGACTCACTATGGTTGCTTCATAGGTCTCAGGAACCTTCTCACCGGACATCCTTCTGAGATGTCGTTCCATTAATATGGCTTTCTCTTCCGGGGGGGAGAAATCCACGAATTTTCGCCCTACTGCCTCTTCAGGCGCAAAGCCGGTCATCTTTGACATCTTCGTATTGATAAACCGGAGTATGCCATTCTCAATAATAATGATGCCATCATTACTATTCTCTACCAGAGATGAATACTTTGCCTCGGATTGCTTTATTACCTCCTCTGCCTGCTTACGGTCGGTGATGTCAGTATTAAAGCCGTACCAGACAATACTGCCATCGGTTTGAGCTTCGGGGACAGAGTGCCCCCAAAGGGTCCTAATACCTTTACCAGGGAGCTTTACTCGGTATTCGCACTCCCACGGCGTCATCTCCCGGGCGGATTGCTCGATAGAATCAGTTACTCTCTTAATATCCTCTGGCACGATGACCTTGGCAACGGGGGCAAAGCTTTCTTTTACGTCTTCCGGTGTACAGCCAAAAATACCCTTGATGGCATCGTTAGAGAAAGGTACGGAGTAAGTACCATCCGGCATTCTCTTGAATTGATAAAGCATACCGGGGACTTGAGAAGCAAAATACTTCAATTCGCGATTCTGTTGGGATATTTTAGCTTCAGTCAGAACGCGTTTGGTGATGTCAACCAACCCTCCATAGAGACGGAGACACTCTGGGCTTTTGGTGTCCGTAACACACTGGGCATAGGAAGCGACCCAAACAATCTCACCATTCTTGTGGCGGAGGCGCAGTTCACAGGTGGATGTCTGCCCTGGCCGGAGCCCGATAACGTTCTTGTCAAATAGTGGCATATCCTCATCTACTACCAGAAAGCGCCAGCAAGATTGTGCCTTGATCTCGCCAATTTTGTACCCCATGATGCGTTTTGTGGCGCCAGACAGCCAGTTGAACGAATAGGCCGCACCCTGCTTGCTCAGACAGGAATAAGTAATATCGGATGTTATGGATGAGACATGCCGGAACTTATCCTCACTATCGCGCAGATCATCCTCGGCTTTCTTGCGCTCGGTTACATTATCATCAATCACTAATATGGCTGGTTTTGCTTTCCAGGTTATTTTAGCTACATGCCTATCTAACCACTTAACTTCACCATTCTTGTTTATGATTCGGAATGAATAATAATCTGGAATATCCCCACCTTTTAGTCTTTCCGATAGATATTCTCGTACACTCTCCTTATCCT includes:
- a CDS encoding PAS domain S-box protein, with protein sequence MTVEMIRILLIEDNPGDARLIQEYLSEMKEARYSLEVAARLSDGMDYLSRQEFDVILLDLGLPDSQGLETIRRLGTQVTPIVVLTGLNDKSTAYASLSHGAQDYLLKGEIDGTVLWRVIRYSIERNHMSKALRESEEKYRLLIENIPIAVSLVQDGKIIYTNHYTEILLGYSADELKSIDSFSLIHPEDKESVREYLSERLKGGDIPDYYSFRIINKNGEVKWLDRHVAKITWKAKPAILVIDDNVTERKKAEDDLRDSEDKFRHVSSITSDITYSCLSKQGAAYSFNWLSGATKRIMGYKIGEIKAQSCWRFLVVDEDMPLFDKNVIGLRPGQTSTCELRLRHKNGEIVWVASYAQCVTDTKSPECLRLYGGLVDITKRVLTEAKISQQNRELKYFASQVPGMLYQFKRMPDGTYSVPFSNDAIKGIFGCTPEDVKESFAPVAKVIVPEDIKRVTDSIEQSAREMTPWECEYRVKLPGKGIRTLWGHSVPEAQTDGSIVWYGFNTDITDRKQAEEVIKQSEAKYSSLVENSNDGIIIIENGILRFINTKMSKMTGFAPEEAVGRKFVDFSPPEEKAILMERHLRRMSGEKVPETYEATIVSRDGHHIFVEVHANNTVYQGNPVVIAIIRDITERKRAEKKILLNTRHVQSLLELYRMAEDETKSISDYMDCMLEASQISLQSHFAFIGMMNADESVMTIHKWSKGTMEQCATEEKPVHYTIAEAGLWGEVIRQRRPIVVNDYDATLEHKKGYPEGHVPIKRFLSIPVFSGGKIVAVAAVANKESEYDDSDVDALTSLLNETWNLIERKISQENFRNSLDNSPLGIRIVSENGDTLYTNRVLLDIYGYDSMEELNTVPIRQRYSPASYAEHRERRRKRKLGEFVPDGYIVSIIRKDREVRHLEVFRKEVVWDNKPETQVLYHDITDRKRAEDELKQERNLFVSGPTVVFRWIATYGWPIDYVSLNVYDLLGYTAAELMDGKHLFADMLHPDDLPRIAEANERAERRKGQRILIGEYRILTKDGEIKWVHEHTMLVRDDEGAVKYHHGYVTDITEQKKTEAEKREMERKAQVASRLASVGEMASGIAHEINNPLTSVIGFSELLMEKDLPEDLRKDVEIIHSGAKRAADIVKRLLIFARQHKPERTYTGINKIIESTLALRKYALETSNIEVITLLDAELPWTVADAGQLQQVFLNIIVNAETAMKKAHGRGRLVIRTERAGDRIRISFADDGPGIAKENLERIFDPFFTTREVGEGTGLGLSLAHGIVAEHNGALYAESEEGKGATFFVELPIVAEDEEKIERVEAVEVAGQAVGG